One stretch of Streptomyces hygroscopicus DNA includes these proteins:
- a CDS encoding histidine kinase: MQGSLLPDDAGNHPPRQHDNLAPRLAVVITVLVLVGYFAVAVTYVVDGNRSGRTIDAAMLGLALLPMTVLLCLQMLHSFPGLAPQLSGARRWTLTLQAVLTFAPFAVFKHAWLGMPGFLAGSSLLVLAPALAWPAFAAILLCTDVLLFQVGFGWGQVAYTSVSTALTGLVVFGLSRLSGLVSEVSRSRAELARLAVAQERLRFSRDVHDLLGYSLSTITLKCELVHRLVPRQNSRAQQELSEILQTSRQALADVRAVASGYRKMSLSAESATARSMLAAAGISATSVIDCGPLPELVDTVLASVLREGLTNVLRHSKADHCAIEARRSGHQVWLTLVNDGVGRPSTILRTDSTDGGSGIGNLRVRVENLGGRLRAGVRPDGCFELRAELDVSVDAPPRSGRERGSKDSKDSKDSREEYGPGPAVTA; encoded by the coding sequence GTGCAGGGGAGCCTCTTGCCCGACGATGCCGGGAACCACCCACCGCGCCAACACGACAATCTGGCGCCGCGCCTGGCCGTCGTCATCACGGTCCTCGTGCTGGTGGGCTACTTCGCCGTGGCCGTCACCTATGTGGTCGACGGCAATCGTTCGGGCAGGACGATCGACGCGGCGATGCTCGGGCTGGCCCTGCTGCCGATGACCGTGCTGCTCTGCCTCCAGATGCTGCACTCCTTCCCCGGTCTCGCGCCCCAGCTCAGCGGCGCGCGCCGCTGGACGCTGACGCTCCAGGCGGTGCTGACCTTCGCCCCCTTCGCGGTCTTCAAGCACGCCTGGCTGGGCATGCCGGGCTTTCTGGCCGGTTCCTCGCTGCTGGTGCTGGCACCGGCGCTGGCGTGGCCGGCGTTCGCGGCCATCCTGCTGTGCACGGATGTGCTGCTCTTCCAGGTCGGCTTCGGCTGGGGCCAGGTCGCGTACACCTCGGTCTCCACCGCGCTGACCGGGCTGGTGGTCTTCGGGCTCTCACGGCTGTCCGGGCTGGTCTCCGAGGTGTCCCGGTCCCGGGCGGAGCTGGCCCGGCTGGCGGTCGCCCAGGAGCGGCTGCGGTTCTCCCGGGATGTGCACGATCTGCTCGGGTACAGCCTGTCCACGATCACCCTCAAATGCGAGCTGGTGCACCGGCTGGTGCCCCGGCAGAACTCCCGTGCCCAGCAGGAGCTTTCCGAGATCCTGCAGACCTCCCGTCAGGCCCTTGCCGACGTACGGGCCGTGGCCAGCGGCTATCGCAAGATGTCGCTGTCGGCGGAGTCGGCGACGGCCCGCTCGATGCTGGCCGCGGCGGGTATCAGCGCCACGTCCGTGATCGACTGCGGGCCGCTGCCGGAGCTGGTGGACACGGTGCTGGCGAGCGTGTTGCGCGAGGGGCTGACCAATGTGCTGCGTCACAGCAAGGCCGACCACTGCGCGATCGAGGCGCGGCGCAGCGGGCACCAGGTGTGGCTGACCCTCGTGAACGACGGGGTCGGCCGGCCGTCCACGATCCTGCGCACCGACAGCACGGACGGCGGCAGCGGAATCGGCAACCTCCGGGTCCGGGTGGAGAACCTCGGCGGGCGGCTGCGCGCGGGCGTACGGCCGGACGGCTGCTTCGAGTTACGGGCGGAGCTGGATGTGTCCGTGGACGCGCCGCCGCGGAGCGGCCGGGAGCGCGGTTCGAAGGACTCGAAGGACTCGAAGGACTCGAGGGAGGAGTACGGCCCGGGGCCGGCCGTGACGGCGTGA
- a CDS encoding regulatory protein — translation MDIKVLGPLSVEACGQSIVPSAGKPRQILALLSVYANQMLPVPTLMEEIWGTQMPRSALTTLQTYILQLRRRLATAYGPQAPQASKDVLATRYGGYVLEAQPGAVDIHEYDRLVAAGRDALDAGDDVQASLLLREALAVWRGPALVDVKVGPVLEIELARLEESRLGVLERRIEADLRLGRHAELLTELTELTARHPLHEGLHAQCMAALYRAGRPWQALEVYQGLRARLVEDLGLEPSPRLQKLQQAVLASDPALDLDLDGQWRRPVLDLFAA, via the coding sequence ATGGACATCAAGGTGTTGGGGCCGCTGAGCGTCGAGGCGTGCGGTCAGTCGATCGTGCCCAGCGCGGGCAAGCCGCGCCAGATCCTTGCACTGCTTTCCGTCTACGCCAACCAGATGCTGCCGGTGCCCACTCTTATGGAGGAAATCTGGGGCACGCAGATGCCGCGCAGCGCGCTCACCACTTTGCAGACCTACATCCTGCAGCTGCGCCGCAGGCTGGCCACGGCCTACGGGCCGCAGGCCCCGCAGGCTTCCAAGGACGTCCTGGCCACGCGCTACGGCGGATATGTGCTGGAGGCCCAGCCGGGCGCGGTGGACATCCATGAGTACGACCGGCTGGTGGCCGCGGGGCGGGACGCGCTGGACGCCGGGGACGATGTCCAGGCGTCCCTGCTGCTGCGCGAGGCGCTGGCCGTCTGGCGCGGCCCCGCGCTGGTGGATGTGAAGGTCGGGCCGGTCCTGGAGATCGAGCTGGCCCGTCTGGAGGAGAGCCGGCTCGGCGTCCTGGAGCGCCGTATCGAGGCCGATCTGCGGCTGGGTCGCCATGCCGAGCTGCTCACGGAGCTCACCGAGTTGACCGCCCGTCATCCGCTGCACGAGGGGCTGCACGCCCAGTGCATGGCCGCTCTCTATCGCGCGGGCCGCCCCTGGCAAGCGCTGGAGGTCTACCAGGGGCTGCGCGCCAGACTGGTCGAGGACCTCGGGCTGGAGCCGTCGCCGCGACTGCAGAAGCTCCAGCAGGCGGTGCTCGCCTCCGACCCGGCGCTCGATCTGGATCTGGACGGCCAATGGCGCCGCCCGGTGCTCGACCTGTTCGCCGCATAG
- a CDS encoding MerR family transcriptional regulator produces the protein MVRVLIAEDMHMLRKALVALLEFEPDIEVVADFSNGADILPRARELRPDVAVLDIDLPGMDGLTAAAELSTAVPECRTMMLTSLGRPGNLRRALAAHVSGFLLKDSSPEKLSDAIRAVAQGERVIDPQLALAALDDGPQPLTPRELEVLRFAAKGEESAQIAVKLFLSVGTVRNYLTSAVTKLDARNRVDAIRIAREAGWL, from the coding sequence ATGGTCAGGGTGCTGATCGCGGAAGACATGCATATGTTGCGCAAGGCATTGGTCGCCCTGCTGGAGTTCGAACCGGACATCGAGGTGGTGGCCGATTTCTCCAACGGCGCCGATATCCTGCCGCGCGCCCGTGAACTCCGCCCGGATGTCGCGGTCCTCGATATCGATCTGCCGGGTATGGACGGGCTCACCGCCGCGGCCGAGTTGAGCACCGCCGTTCCCGAATGCCGCACCATGATGCTCACCAGCCTCGGCCGCCCCGGAAATCTGCGCCGGGCGCTGGCCGCCCATGTCTCCGGCTTTCTGCTGAAGGACAGCAGCCCCGAGAAGCTGAGCGACGCCATCCGCGCCGTCGCCCAGGGCGAGCGAGTGATCGATCCACAGCTCGCGCTGGCCGCCCTCGACGACGGTCCGCAGCCGCTGACGCCGCGTGAGCTGGAGGTCCTGCGGTTCGCCGCGAAGGGGGAGGAGTCCGCGCAGATCGCGGTCAAGCTCTTTCTGTCGGTGGGCACGGTGCGCAACTATCTGACGTCCGCCGTGACCAAGCTGGACGCCCGCAACCGGGTCGACGCCATCCGGATCGCCCGCGAGGCGGGCTGGCTGTAG
- a CDS encoding peptidase M6 — protein MVRPQVPEGVHRQPRLRRTGALLTSLSALIATTVVAGPAVAAGPGGPCDLERTDAHHSEGLETWNSRYPRPVRRLDAAMVFLSFPDAKPRVTPARLAADHIPATPDFFKRASYGKFALRVHPLRRWLTMPQRSTAYAIQRDWNAKRRAAYLRDAIASADPHLDFGRYDLVYLVADPDAPGVDADATKVVNFEKPLRADGVDLRRLVTVFEHHPPDRNVLAHETGHVFDLPDLYHRPKDTDASAEWDTYVGDWDLMGSQFGMAPDPFGWHKWKLGWLGARQVACDRAIGPRRYTLQPLAAPMGRGRPGADTRTRLVVVRTGPTTALAIEARGGRGNDAGTCTEGVLVYRVHNDKASGDGPVQVLDGHPATSACWNESVYPELADAPLGVGDSLSVKEDSVRITVAGRAADGGWTVRVNRRAR, from the coding sequence ATGGTGCGTCCTCAGGTACCCGAGGGGGTGCACCGACAGCCTCGGCTGCGCCGGACCGGGGCCCTGCTGACCTCGTTGAGCGCGCTCATCGCGACCACCGTGGTGGCGGGCCCCGCTGTCGCGGCCGGCCCCGGCGGACCCTGTGACCTGGAACGTACCGACGCCCACCACTCGGAGGGCCTGGAGACCTGGAACTCCCGCTATCCGCGCCCGGTGCGCCGATTGGACGCGGCGATGGTCTTCCTGTCGTTCCCGGACGCCAAGCCCAGAGTAACCCCGGCCCGGTTGGCCGCCGACCATATTCCCGCGACTCCCGACTTCTTCAAGCGGGCGTCCTACGGGAAGTTCGCGCTGCGGGTGCATCCACTGCGGCGCTGGCTCACCATGCCCCAGCGCTCCACCGCGTACGCCATACAGCGCGACTGGAACGCCAAGCGCCGCGCCGCGTATCTGCGCGACGCCATCGCGTCCGCCGATCCGCACCTCGACTTCGGCCGCTATGACCTCGTCTATCTGGTCGCCGACCCCGATGCTCCCGGTGTGGACGCCGACGCGACGAAAGTGGTCAACTTCGAAAAGCCACTGCGCGCCGATGGTGTTGATCTGCGCCGTCTGGTCACTGTTTTCGAACACCATCCGCCGGACCGCAATGTCCTGGCCCATGAGACCGGCCATGTCTTCGACCTGCCCGACCTCTACCACCGGCCGAAGGACACCGACGCCAGCGCCGAATGGGACACCTACGTCGGCGACTGGGATCTGATGGGAAGCCAGTTCGGCATGGCACCCGATCCGTTCGGCTGGCACAAGTGGAAGCTGGGCTGGCTCGGCGCGCGCCAGGTGGCCTGCGACCGCGCCATCGGTCCGCGCCGGTACACCCTCCAGCCCCTCGCCGCGCCCATGGGGCGAGGCAGGCCCGGCGCCGACACCCGCACCCGGCTGGTCGTGGTCCGCACCGGGCCCACCACCGCGCTGGCCATCGAGGCGCGCGGCGGCCGTGGCAACGACGCGGGCACCTGCACCGAGGGCGTGCTGGTCTACCGCGTCCACAACGACAAGGCGTCGGGCGACGGTCCCGTCCAGGTGCTGGACGGCCACCCCGCCACCTCCGCCTGCTGGAACGAGTCGGTCTACCCCGAACTCGCCGACGCCCCGCTCGGCGTCGGCGACAGCCTGTCGGTCAAGGAGGACTCCGTACGGATCACGGTGGCCGGCCGCGCCGCCGACGGGGGCTGGACCGTCCGGGTCAACCGCCGGGCGCGGTGA
- a CDS encoding bacteriocin biosynthesis cyclodehydratase domain-containing protein, protein MTGELGFTPHLRVEPVPGEAVYLVSEHGVTALHGRAIAALAPLLDGSRDLAHILTEAAAPARAAGPPGAVPPGAVPAGQAERVIARLRAAGLVSERDHAWTPEEAYWELAGLNTAGGSAPAPAPQPTRPAVAPLVLGSADPGEVVRALRAAGLRIADLRTVDGKAADGDPPASGATSPRREICQITPRQHDDAELTLVVCDDYLDPRLAAVDAAHRAAGRRWLPVKPVGTQAWLGPFLGAPDDPCWVCLADRLWRGRQAEAYLQHRLGRPGPVPRPPASLPASRAAALQLAALEAAKWLAGHRHPGQRELRTLDSLTATVDRHPLSRRPQCAGCGDPALVAARIRAPLALPSPREPLAETGTGTSPRRIMERYGHLVDPVTGLVTEIRRDPRGPAVLNCFHARHPSYAGAGPQSGLDAVRAGLRAAAHGKGRTAEQARASALCEALEHYSGHFQGDEPRQRARYRDLHPDEVVHPDTVQLFDPRQFRDPALPARHRIRDPFDEGAELDWTPVWSLTAERHRLLPTALLYYGAPQPPGHRCCRADSNGAAAGGTLADAVVRGFLELVERDAVALWWYNRTRQPAVALDAFDDPWLAEVRAAHRGLRREVWALDLTTDFGIPVVAALSRRLDKPAEDITLGFGAHFDRHTALCHAFAELNQMLPAVVEARADGGGYGAAEPEALRWFRTATVADHPYLTPDPAAVPPSGISGPPEGGALAAVRELARQRGMELLVLDQTRPDVGLPVAKVLAPGMRPHWARFAPGRLFDVPVALGRLPGPTLYADLNPIPFFL, encoded by the coding sequence ATGACCGGCGAACTGGGCTTCACACCACATCTGCGGGTCGAGCCGGTGCCGGGCGAGGCCGTGTATCTCGTCTCCGAGCACGGGGTCACGGCGCTGCACGGGCGGGCGATCGCCGCGCTCGCGCCGCTGCTCGACGGGTCGCGGGACCTCGCCCACATCCTCACCGAGGCCGCCGCGCCCGCCCGCGCCGCGGGTCCGCCCGGGGCGGTCCCGCCCGGCGCGGTCCCGGCCGGGCAGGCCGAGCGCGTGATCGCCCGCCTCCGCGCGGCCGGGCTGGTCTCCGAGCGCGACCACGCGTGGACCCCCGAGGAGGCGTACTGGGAGCTGGCCGGGCTGAACACCGCGGGCGGCTCCGCCCCGGCCCCCGCGCCCCAGCCCACCCGCCCCGCCGTGGCCCCGCTGGTCCTCGGCTCGGCCGACCCGGGCGAGGTGGTCCGGGCGCTGCGCGCCGCGGGGCTGAGGATCGCGGACCTGAGGACCGTGGACGGAAAGGCGGCGGACGGCGATCCGCCGGCTTCCGGGGCTACTAGCCCTCGGCGCGAGATATGTCAAATCACCCCCCGTCAACATGACGACGCAGAACTCACCCTTGTGGTGTGCGATGACTACCTCGATCCGCGGCTCGCCGCCGTGGACGCCGCGCACCGCGCCGCCGGCCGGCGCTGGCTGCCCGTCAAACCAGTGGGCACCCAGGCGTGGCTGGGCCCGTTCCTCGGCGCCCCCGACGACCCGTGCTGGGTCTGTCTGGCCGACCGGCTGTGGCGCGGACGGCAGGCCGAGGCGTATCTCCAGCACCGGCTCGGCCGCCCCGGACCGGTGCCGCGCCCGCCCGCCTCACTGCCCGCGAGCCGCGCCGCCGCGCTCCAGCTCGCCGCGCTGGAGGCCGCCAAGTGGCTGGCCGGGCACCGGCATCCGGGCCAGCGGGAGCTGCGCACCCTGGACAGCCTCACCGCCACCGTGGACCGCCATCCGCTCTCCCGCCGCCCGCAGTGCGCCGGCTGCGGCGATCCGGCGCTCGTCGCGGCCCGGATACGGGCGCCCCTGGCGCTGCCGTCGCCACGGGAGCCGCTGGCCGAAACCGGCACCGGCACCTCCCCGCGCCGGATCATGGAGCGCTACGGACATCTGGTGGACCCCGTCACCGGGCTGGTCACCGAGATCCGGCGCGATCCGCGCGGCCCCGCCGTCCTCAACTGCTTCCACGCCCGCCACCCTTCGTACGCGGGAGCGGGCCCCCAGAGCGGCCTGGACGCCGTAAGGGCTGGGCTGCGGGCTGCCGCCCACGGTAAGGGCCGCACCGCCGAGCAGGCGCGGGCGAGCGCGCTGTGCGAGGCCCTGGAGCACTACAGCGGCCATTTCCAGGGGGACGAGCCGCGGCAGCGCGCCCGCTACCGCGATCTGCACCCGGACGAAGTGGTGCACCCGGACACCGTCCAGCTCTTCGACCCGCGCCAGTTCCGCGACCCTGCCCTCCCCGCGCGCCACCGGATCCGCGATCCGTTCGACGAGGGCGCGGAGCTGGACTGGACCCCGGTGTGGTCGCTCACCGCCGAGCGCCACCGGCTGCTGCCCACCGCGCTGCTGTACTACGGCGCCCCGCAGCCCCCGGGCCACCGCTGCTGCCGGGCGGACTCCAACGGCGCGGCGGCGGGCGGCACACTGGCCGACGCCGTCGTACGGGGCTTCCTGGAGCTGGTGGAGCGGGACGCGGTCGCCCTGTGGTGGTACAACCGCACCCGGCAGCCCGCCGTGGCCCTCGACGCCTTCGACGACCCGTGGCTGGCCGAAGTGCGCGCCGCCCACCGGGGGTTGCGGCGCGAGGTGTGGGCCCTGGACCTCACCACGGACTTCGGCATCCCGGTGGTCGCCGCGCTCTCCCGGCGCCTCGACAAGCCCGCGGAGGACATCACCCTCGGCTTCGGCGCCCACTTCGACCGGCACACCGCGCTGTGCCACGCCTTCGCCGAGCTGAACCAGATGCTCCCGGCGGTGGTCGAGGCCCGCGCCGACGGCGGGGGCTACGGCGCCGCCGAGCCCGAGGCGCTGCGCTGGTTCCGCACCGCGACCGTGGCCGACCACCCGTATCTGACGCCCGACCCGGCCGCCGTACCGCCCTCGGGGATATCCGGCCCCCCGGAGGGCGGCGCACTCGCCGCCGTAAGGGAGTTGGCGCGGCAACGCGGGATGGAGTTGCTGGTGCTGGACCAGACCCGGCCGGATGTGGGGCTGCCGGTGGCCAAGGTGCTGGCGCCCGGAATGCGCCCGCACTGGGCCCGGTTCGCGCCCGGCCGGCTCTTCGACGTCCCGGTCGCGCTCGGACGGCTGCCGGGGCCCACGCTCTACGCGGACCTCAACCCGATTCCGTTTTTCCTGTGA
- a CDS encoding FAD-binding monooxygenase yields MTREIDTDVCVVGGGPAGLVLALLMLRSGARVTVVECARAHQRVFRGEILQPGAMALLDALGVLAGARARGAHEHDRFLVIEGERVLLEADYRLLAAPYDHLLSVPRPHLLDELLARCRRSPGFRYLPGRRAGALLWRGERIAGVIAEGPPDRCAVRARVVVGADGRFSRIRRLAGIGAGRADAFAQDVLWCTLIAPREEPPLRDVRVFRAGGGPVLVYGSWSNRIQIGWTLPHRRYGHIAALGLDQVKERLVRAVPGYATLIRDQIRTPADLGVLEVFSARAERWVADGLVLIGDAAHTHSPIGAQGINLAVQDAVVLHPLLARALAEGDTSAERLAEFERRRGPDIAAVMRMQTLQSRAILSQGTFTTRVRPRLARALRRTPFYRKILQRMAYGNPSIRIADAGVCGRI; encoded by the coding sequence ATGACGCGCGAGATCGACACCGATGTGTGCGTGGTCGGCGGCGGCCCGGCCGGTCTGGTGCTGGCGCTGCTGATGCTGCGGTCGGGGGCCCGGGTGACCGTGGTGGAGTGCGCCCGCGCGCATCAGCGCGTGTTCCGCGGCGAAATCCTCCAACCCGGCGCGATGGCGCTGTTGGACGCGCTCGGTGTGCTCGCCGGCGCCCGCGCCCGCGGTGCCCATGAGCACGACCGATTCCTGGTCATCGAGGGCGAGCGAGTGCTGCTGGAGGCCGACTACCGGCTGCTTGCGGCCCCGTACGACCACCTGTTGAGCGTTCCGCGCCCCCATCTGCTGGATGAGCTCCTCGCCCGCTGCCGCCGCTCGCCAGGCTTCCGCTATCTGCCCGGACGCCGGGCCGGGGCCCTGCTGTGGCGGGGGGAGCGGATCGCCGGGGTCATCGCCGAGGGACCGCCGGACCGCTGTGCCGTGCGAGCCCGGGTCGTCGTCGGCGCGGACGGCCGGTTCTCGCGGATCCGGCGGCTGGCGGGCATCGGAGCGGGCCGCGCCGACGCGTTCGCCCAGGATGTGCTGTGGTGCACGCTCATCGCGCCCCGGGAAGAGCCGCCGCTCCGCGATGTGCGGGTGTTCCGCGCCGGCGGCGGCCCGGTGCTGGTCTACGGCTCCTGGTCGAACCGGATCCAGATCGGCTGGACCCTGCCGCACCGGCGCTACGGCCATATCGCCGCCCTCGGCCTCGACCAAGTCAAGGAGCGGCTGGTGCGTGCCGTGCCGGGGTACGCCACGCTGATCCGCGATCAGATCCGCACCCCGGCCGACCTCGGCGTGCTCGAGGTCTTCTCCGCACGCGCCGAGCGCTGGGTCGCCGATGGGCTGGTGCTGATCGGCGACGCCGCCCACACCCACAGCCCGATCGGCGCCCAGGGCATCAACCTCGCGGTGCAGGACGCGGTGGTGCTGCACCCCCTGTTGGCCCGCGCCCTGGCCGAGGGCGACACCAGCGCCGAGCGGCTGGCGGAGTTCGAGCGGCGGCGCGGGCCCGATATCGCGGCGGTGATGCGGATGCAGACCCTGCAGAGCCGGGCGATCCTCTCGCAGGGCACGTTCACCACCCGGGTGCGCCCCCGTCTCGCGCGGGCGCTGCGTCGTACGCCGTTCTATCGCAAGATCCTGCAGCGCATGGCCTACGGCAACCCGTCGATCCGCATCGCCGACGCCGGAGTGTGTGGCCGGATATGA
- a CDS encoding non-ribosomal peptide synthase: MPRHANLAEALKERALRHADGTALAHPADDGTEHRVSYAALDARADAVAVWLRARDAAGRRVLLAMDPGPHAAVALLGCLYAGAVAVPVPAPSASRTDTERTASIVRDAAVDLVLTETAHATETSRRLSRVGRAGLTCLAVDGLRPDAYADAPWQPVRTTADSLALLAYDSGPATAPRGALLTHGSLTAAMAGLRRTLGTDRHSRIGGWLPRCHTPGLIGQVLHPLWLGATAVTLPAEPFRTDPLGWLRAISRHGITETVAPDILHARCAALLGDEPPAGLDLSRWRTALNAGEPVSAGTMAAFPHRCAPLGLRPGTLVAGYVPAEGSPVALATGRAPVPGADFAVVDPLTGRRLPDGAPGEIWVRGPAVATGHWGGPPDTALLFAARVAEGPGGFLRTGDLGLTVNGRLRMTGRVRDALLVDGHTLHPQDVERELLRCARALGSARVFCAGPGAGALVVVQEVVRTAGGARTGLPRLAARIRALIAEEFGVVTGALLLVRPGTVRGAGTAKVRRALLRERYLRGEVRALHAEFGPEVGEPCRGGAA; this comes from the coding sequence ATGCCGCGACACGCGAATCTGGCCGAGGCCCTGAAGGAACGGGCCCTCCGGCACGCCGACGGTACGGCGCTCGCCCACCCCGCCGACGACGGCACCGAACACCGCGTGTCCTACGCCGCGCTCGACGCCCGCGCCGACGCCGTGGCCGTCTGGCTGCGCGCCCGGGACGCCGCCGGCCGCCGGGTGCTGCTCGCCATGGACCCCGGTCCGCACGCCGCGGTGGCGCTGCTCGGCTGTCTGTACGCGGGCGCCGTCGCGGTGCCCGTCCCCGCGCCGTCCGCCTCCCGGACCGATACCGAGCGCACCGCCTCGATCGTCCGTGACGCCGCCGTGGACCTCGTCCTCACCGAGACCGCCCACGCCACCGAGACCTCCCGCAGGCTCTCCCGGGTCGGCCGCGCCGGTCTGACCTGCCTCGCCGTCGACGGACTCCGCCCCGACGCGTACGCCGACGCGCCCTGGCAACCCGTCCGCACCACCGCCGACAGCCTCGCGCTGCTCGCCTACGACTCGGGGCCAGCCACCGCCCCACGCGGCGCCCTGCTCACCCATGGCAGCCTTACGGCGGCCATGGCCGGGCTGCGGCGGACGCTCGGCACCGACCGCCACTCCCGGATCGGCGGCTGGCTGCCCCGTTGCCACACCCCCGGGCTGATCGGGCAGGTGCTGCATCCGCTGTGGCTGGGCGCCACCGCCGTGACACTTCCGGCGGAGCCGTTCCGCACCGATCCGCTCGGCTGGCTGCGGGCCATCAGCCGCCACGGCATCACCGAAACCGTCGCGCCCGACATCCTCCACGCCCGCTGCGCCGCCCTCCTCGGCGACGAGCCACCGGCCGGGCTCGACCTCTCCCGCTGGCGGACCGCGCTGAACGCCGGGGAGCCGGTCTCGGCCGGGACCATGGCCGCGTTCCCCCACCGCTGCGCGCCGCTGGGGCTGCGCCCGGGCACCCTGGTGGCCGGATACGTCCCGGCCGAGGGATCCCCGGTGGCGCTGGCCACGGGGCGCGCACCGGTGCCGGGCGCGGACTTCGCCGTCGTGGACCCGCTGACCGGGCGCCGGCTGCCGGACGGGGCGCCCGGGGAGATCTGGGTGCGCGGCCCCGCCGTCGCCACCGGCCACTGGGGCGGTCCTCCGGACACCGCGCTGCTGTTCGCCGCCCGCGTCGCCGAGGGCCCGGGCGGCTTTCTGCGCACCGGTGACCTCGGCCTTACGGTGAACGGCCGGCTCCGGATGACCGGCCGGGTCCGTGACGCACTCCTGGTGGACGGCCACACCCTGCATCCACAGGACGTGGAGCGCGAACTGCTGCGCTGCGCACGGGCGCTGGGGTCGGCCCGGGTGTTCTGCGCGGGGCCCGGCGCGGGGGCGCTGGTGGTCGTCCAGGAGGTCGTCCGTACGGCGGGCGGGGCGCGCACCGGGCTGCCCCGGCTGGCGGCGCGGATCCGCGCCTTGATCGCGGAGGAGTTCGGCGTCGTGACCGGCGCGCTGCTGCTGGTGCGCCCCGGCACCGTGCGCGGGGCGGGAACCGCCAAGGTGCGGCGCGCCCTGCTGCGCGAGCGCTATCTACGAGGTGAAGTGCGCGCCCTGCACGCCGAGTTCGGTCCGGAGGTCGGTGAGCCCTGCCGGGGTGGTGCGGCATGA